The following DNA comes from Cryobacterium psychrophilum.
GCGCCGACAATGCCAGCCCCAAGCCCTCCGCGTCGTCGCCCCATAAGTGCAGGCTAACGCACGGATCAACGGAGCTAGCTTTGTCACATCCCAGGCTCTCCGCCAAACCATTGCCGGGAGAAATGAGGTCGGGTGGGCCGGGAGCAGAACGCGCCCCGGACTGGGGGCCCAAGACGGACCGGGGCGCGGAGCCTCTCGGCTACGCTCGATTCCGGGCGCCGCCCCACTTTCTCCGCCATCGCGGAGGTGTCCCGAAAAAGACAATTACGGTTGCGCAAGCGATCGCAGTACCCGGGGCGGCGCCCATCTGTGCCCGCGGACCCCGCGACGGGGTCGTGGCTCGTGACATATGGGTCGTGATCGGCCGTTCGCGAATCCACTCCGGCCTAATCGGCACCAACTTGATTAGAGTTCGTGTGCATGTCTGGGCTGGCGTCGATCTCCGCTCGGCAACGGACGCTAAACGCGGGCTGTTCGTTACCAGCTCAAGCGGCATTGTGAGTAGAATCGAGTATATTCACTGTGTATAACTATGTGAATAACCTTGTGGAGTACGTGTGGATAAGCGCTTGGGGGGCGAGATGTCAGGGACTAGTACCGTTCCAGCCGCGACTGTCGCCGCCAAGTTCCTCGAGATTTCAAATGAGGAGGGCGTTCCTGTCTCCAATCTGAAGCTCCAAAAACTGGTGTGCCTTACTCAGAGCCTGAGCCTCTTCCGGCTCGGCAGACCCGCGTTCCGAGAGGACGTTCAAGCGTGGGTCAACGGCCCCGTGGTGAAACCTTTGTACGGCTTATACAAGAAGTATGGAGATGGGCCGATCACCGTGGCAGACAGGGGTCGATTCAGCCACCAATCGGTATCTTCGCACCTGCGAGAGTCAATCGATGAAGTGTGGCGAATCGCTGGACCCCTCTCCGCGGCCAGTCTTTGGACGCTTACTCACTCCGTTGGACCGTGGGAGGCCTTCTTCAAGCCGCGTGTATCGAATATCGTCATTCCCACGCA
Coding sequences within:
- a CDS encoding Panacea domain-containing protein, with amino-acid sequence MDKRLGGEMSGTSTVPAATVAAKFLEISNEEGVPVSNLKLQKLVCLTQSLSLFRLGRPAFREDVQAWVNGPVVKPLYGLYKKYGDGPITVADRGRFSHQSVSSHLRESIDEVWRIAGPLSAASLWTLTHSVGPWEAFFKPRVSNIVIPTQDIAVAWPQYKRKAKQLRGLREPALSLEDAYEMIVSNGTDANAEPADAPVIGSGQFGYRTAADYNYAMTTFTPTRARAKGA